A single window of Ferrimonas balearica DSM 9799 DNA harbors:
- a CDS encoding response regulator: MAKQVLICDDSAMARKQLARSLPADWDAEVHFAVDGRDALAQLDRGHFDLLFLDLNMPNLDGYGVLAELKSWARAPDVLVVSADIQPLAYRKVMDLGALNFLKKPIAADTLKAELVQFDLYQCGELQRQRGSAVQMDDALREICNIAMGQAADNMAKVLGAFIELPVPKLRRLKASEMEMLLAESFHDDSLKVISQGFIGSGIAGEALLLFEQSCYQSMGRLMGISQVDSDEARLEVQMDTANLLFASFLNGLSQQLHIPFCQSHPVVLSSVPACQLRGETLAVEISYRLTEQQILCDLLLFFPQDSLSRLEHNLQYLLE, encoded by the coding sequence TTGGCCAAACAGGTATTAATCTGTGACGATTCCGCCATGGCGCGGAAGCAGCTGGCTCGCAGTCTGCCTGCCGATTGGGATGCAGAGGTGCATTTTGCGGTCGATGGCCGGGACGCCCTGGCTCAGCTGGACCGTGGCCACTTTGACCTGCTGTTCCTCGACCTCAATATGCCCAACCTGGACGGTTACGGTGTACTGGCCGAGCTGAAAAGCTGGGCCCGGGCACCGGATGTACTGGTGGTGTCCGCAGACATTCAGCCCCTGGCCTACCGCAAGGTGATGGACCTGGGTGCCCTCAACTTTCTGAAAAAGCCCATCGCCGCCGACACCCTTAAGGCTGAGCTGGTGCAGTTTGACCTGTACCAGTGCGGTGAGCTGCAGCGTCAACGCGGCAGTGCCGTGCAGATGGACGACGCCCTGCGCGAGATCTGCAATATCGCCATGGGCCAGGCCGCCGACAACATGGCCAAGGTGCTGGGCGCCTTTATCGAGCTGCCCGTCCCCAAACTGCGTCGACTGAAAGCCAGTGAGATGGAGATGCTGCTGGCTGAATCCTTCCACGACGACAGTCTGAAAGTGATCTCTCAGGGCTTTATCGGCAGCGGCATTGCGGGCGAAGCCCTGCTGCTGTTTGAGCAAAGCTGTTACCAGAGCATGGGACGGCTGATGGGGATCAGTCAGGTGGACAGCGACGAAGCCCGGCTGGAGGTGCAGATGGACACCGCCAACCTGCTGTTCGCCTCCTTTCTGAATGGCCTGTCCCAGCAGCTGCACATCCCGTTTTGCCAAAGCCATCCGGTGGTGCTGAGCAGCGTACCTGCCTGCCAGTTGCGCGGCGAAACGCTGGCAGTGGAGATCAGCTACCGTCTGACCGAGCAGCAGATCCTCTGCGATCTGCTGCTGTTCTTCCCCCAGGACAGCCTGAGCCGACTGGAACACAATCTGCAGTACCTGCTGGAGTAG
- a CDS encoding GNAT family N-acetyltransferase: MIRPYQPGDIPAITAIYNHYVEHEIATFEEVALSDAQMTERLTAIAATYPVLVLEEQGRCVGYAYGNHFKPRSAYRYCAETTVYLAPDCIGGGRGSRLYRALLDALAAQGIREVLGVLTQPNPASAALHQKLGYRHQGTLTAVGFKFGRWLDVAFWQKSLTERKS; encoded by the coding sequence ATGATTCGTCCCTACCAGCCCGGTGACATCCCCGCCATCACCGCCATCTACAACCACTACGTCGAGCATGAGATCGCCACCTTCGAGGAGGTGGCACTGAGTGATGCACAGATGACGGAGCGCCTGACCGCCATCGCGGCCACCTATCCGGTGCTGGTGCTGGAGGAGCAGGGCCGCTGCGTCGGCTACGCCTATGGCAACCATTTCAAACCCCGCAGCGCCTACCGCTACTGCGCCGAGACCACCGTGTACCTGGCGCCGGACTGCATTGGCGGTGGCCGGGGCAGCCGCCTTTACCGGGCATTGCTCGATGCCCTCGCCGCTCAAGGGATCCGTGAGGTATTAGGCGTGCTGACCCAGCCCAACCCGGCCAGCGCGGCGCTGCACCAGAAACTGGGCTACCGCCACCAAGGCACCCTGACGGCGGTGGGATTTAAGTTTGGTCGTTGGCTGGATGTGGCGTTCTGGCAGAAAAGCCTTACAGAGCGTAAGTCCTGA
- a CDS encoding sensor domain-containing diguanylate cyclase, whose product MNEHEIEHLHRLTQLLQGIEVGLVVINRDYQVQLWNGFMENHSGLSAKQVRDQSLFDLFPDLPKEWLISKLEAAFLLNSRSFTVWEQRPFVFPFRYSRPITGGNQMMCQNMTVQPLQDLRGEVSHAALILYDVSVQAADRRQLTDANEKLERLSQIDPLTGLANRRQWEQALEQEFQRCRRYQPPSCLLVVDVDHFKQVNDQHGHAVGDQVLNELGNLLARSLRKTDLVARYGGEEFVILLTETRPEQGRILAERLREAVEEMVMKVPQSLNITVSLGLCPYQHSLASAQAWFEEADRALYQAKQNGRNRVEVA is encoded by the coding sequence GTGAACGAGCACGAAATTGAACACCTGCACCGCCTGACCCAACTGCTGCAAGGCATTGAGGTGGGATTGGTGGTGATCAACCGCGATTATCAGGTGCAGCTGTGGAATGGCTTTATGGAGAACCACTCCGGCCTCAGCGCCAAGCAGGTGCGCGACCAGTCGCTGTTTGACCTGTTTCCGGACCTCCCCAAAGAGTGGCTGATCAGCAAACTGGAAGCGGCGTTTTTGCTCAACAGCCGCTCCTTTACCGTGTGGGAGCAGCGCCCCTTTGTCTTTCCGTTCAGGTACTCCCGCCCCATCACCGGCGGCAATCAAATGATGTGCCAGAACATGACCGTGCAGCCTTTGCAGGACCTGCGTGGTGAGGTCAGCCATGCAGCGCTGATCCTCTATGACGTCAGTGTTCAGGCCGCCGACCGACGCCAGCTGACCGACGCCAATGAGAAGCTGGAGCGACTGAGCCAGATCGACCCGCTGACCGGACTGGCCAACCGCCGCCAATGGGAGCAGGCGCTGGAACAGGAGTTTCAGCGCTGTCGCCGTTACCAGCCACCCAGCTGTCTGCTGGTGGTGGATGTGGACCACTTTAAGCAGGTCAATGACCAGCATGGTCACGCCGTCGGCGATCAGGTGCTCAATGAACTGGGAAACCTGCTGGCCCGCTCCCTGCGCAAGACCGATCTGGTGGCCCGTTACGGGGGCGAGGAGTTCGTCATCCTGCTGACCGAAACCCGACCCGAGCAGGGCCGCATTCTGGCCGAGCGCCTGCGTGAAGCGGTGGAGGAGATGGTGATGAAGGTGCCGCAGTCACTCAATATCACGGTCAGCCTCGGGCTCTGCCCTTACCAGCACAGCCTGGCCAGTGCCCAGGCCTGGTTTGAGGAAGCGGACCGGGCCCTTTATCAGGCCAAACAGAACGGCCGCAACCGGGTGGAAGTGGCCTGA
- a CDS encoding crotonase/enoyl-CoA hydratase family protein: MDERIDYRVNDGVAQVVLNRADKRNALDWHSFKAIVAVQKAIAKDKRVRVVILSGAGEDFCSGLDVKSVMGKPKQALGLLAKWWPGRANLAQRVSTGWRALPVPVIAVLHGRTWGGGLQIALGADFRIAARDTDLSIMEGKWGLIPDMGGSLALRELMAADHALWLAMTAERLGAEKAAELGLVTEVCDDPMARARTMADTLMDCSPDALAAVKGLFRRHNLPGSGRLLAAETWRQCKVLMGRNQRIATARALGKERDYEPRRGW; encoded by the coding sequence ATGGATGAGCGAATTGATTACCGGGTAAACGATGGCGTGGCTCAGGTGGTACTGAACCGTGCGGACAAACGTAACGCGCTGGATTGGCACAGCTTTAAGGCCATCGTGGCGGTACAGAAAGCGATCGCTAAGGATAAGCGGGTGCGGGTGGTGATCCTGTCCGGGGCCGGTGAGGATTTCTGTTCCGGCCTGGATGTGAAGTCGGTGATGGGCAAGCCCAAGCAGGCCCTGGGGCTGCTGGCCAAGTGGTGGCCGGGGCGGGCAAACCTGGCCCAGCGGGTCAGCACCGGCTGGCGGGCCTTGCCGGTACCGGTGATTGCCGTATTGCATGGCCGTACCTGGGGCGGTGGCCTGCAGATTGCGCTTGGGGCGGACTTCCGCATTGCCGCCAGGGACACGGACCTGTCGATCATGGAGGGCAAGTGGGGCCTTATCCCGGACATGGGCGGCAGCCTGGCCCTGCGGGAGCTTATGGCCGCAGACCACGCATTGTGGCTGGCGATGACGGCAGAACGCCTGGGGGCGGAGAAGGCCGCTGAGCTGGGCCTGGTGACCGAAGTGTGTGATGACCCCATGGCCCGGGCCCGGACCATGGCGGACACCCTGATGGACTGCTCGCCGGATGCGTTGGCGGCGGTCAAAGGGCTGTTCCGTCGTCACAACCTGCCGGGCAGTGGTCGTTTGCTGGCGGCGGAAACCTGGCGTCAGTGCAAGGTGTTGATGGGGCGAAACCAACGCATCGCCACCGCGCGGGCACTGGGCAAAGAGCGGGATTACGAGCCGAGGCGCGGCTGGTAA